One Williamwhitmania taraxaci genomic window, TGGAAGTGATACTCAATTTATTTCCGATGAGAAACGGTTACGGCCTCAGAACTCTGAAGTATTACGCTTATGGGGCGATAATTCGCTTATCAAACAGATGACCGGATGGAGTCCTGAATACGATATTCGGAAAGGGATGGAGGAGACCATAAAATGGTTTACCAATGCCGATAATCTTAAAAAATATAAAACTGGGATTTATAATGTCTAGTAAATCAACGTAAAATACTGTTACCTGTTTAGATATGACAAAAAACTTTGATGAAATAGTAACTTTCATCCGTACGCTATATAATAAACCCGAGGGTTTTATTGCGCTGCATGAGCCATGCTTCATGGGTAATGAAAAAAAGTATTTAGCAGAGTGTATCGATACTACCTTCGTTTCGAGCGTTGGGCCATTCGTAACCCGTTTCGAGGAGATGGTGGCCACCTATACGGGCGCAAAGCATGCTATTGTTTGTGTAAATGGAACAGCTGCACTTCACATGGCTCTTATGCTGGTGGGTGTTGAGGCCAATGATGAGGTAATTACCCAACCGCTGACCTTTATTGCAACGGCCAACGCTATTAGCTATACCGGTGCAAAACCAGTGTTTGTAGATGTGGACATGGATACGCTTGGGATGTCTCCTAAAAGTCTCAGTGTCTTTTTAGAGGAGTTTGGCGAGTTACGCGATGATGGGTTTTGCTATAATAAAGAAACGGGTAGACGAATCTCCGCTTGCGTTCCTATGCATACCTTTGGGCATCCTTGTCGGATTGACGAGATTGCTGCTATTTGCAAAAAATACAAAATTCAACTGGTGGAGGATGCCGCCGAGAGCATTGGCTCTACCTATAAAGGTAAGCATACCGGAACCTTTGGTGCTGTTGGTATTCTCAGCTTCAATGGTAATAAAACAATAACCACTGGAGGTGGTGGAATGATTATTACCAATAATGATGACTTGGGTAAAAGAGCAAAGCATCTAACCACCCAAGCAAAGCTGCCCCACCGATGGGAGTTTAACCACGATGCAATTGGTTATAATTACCGCATGCCGAATATAAATGCGGCCTTGGGAGTGGCTCAAATGGAGGTGATTGATAGAATTATAGTCAGTAAAAGAGGCATAGCGGCTCAGTATACTGAATTCTTTGCTGCAAATGGCATTGATTTCTGTAATGAACCACAGGATTCAATCTCCAACTATTGGCTAAACTCTATATTATTAGGTAGTAGAGAAGAAAGGGATAGGTTTCTTGGTTACATGAATGATAACGGTATAATGAGTAGGCCTGCTTGGACATTAATGAATAAACTACCTATGTTTGAAGGTAGCCAAACTGACTACCTGAAAAATGCTGTTCTTATAGCAGAGAGATTAATTAATTTACCAAGCAGCGTAATAAGTTGAAAAGCGAAGGAAACATGAGAATTGGAGGTGAATTTGAGATAAATCCAAAAGATCTTAAAGGTTTACCCGACTTTTCCCCAAAATCTAATATATTGCTTTATTCGAATGGAAGATCTGCTCTAATGGCAATTCTTAGTCACATAAAAAAAACTAATCCTTCAATAATTCATATCCCCTACTATATTTGTCCATCTGTAGTTTTTGCTTGCGAAGCAAGTGATTTCCAAATCCATTTTTATGAATTAAACTCATCTTTTTCATTTCCCATAGAAAATTTAGAATCAATTAAAAAAAATGAAGTTCTATTATGTGT contains:
- a CDS encoding LegC family aminotransferase; the protein is MTKNFDEIVTFIRTLYNKPEGFIALHEPCFMGNEKKYLAECIDTTFVSSVGPFVTRFEEMVATYTGAKHAIVCVNGTAALHMALMLVGVEANDEVITQPLTFIATANAISYTGAKPVFVDVDMDTLGMSPKSLSVFLEEFGELRDDGFCYNKETGRRISACVPMHTFGHPCRIDEIAAICKKYKIQLVEDAAESIGSTYKGKHTGTFGAVGILSFNGNKTITTGGGGMIITNNDDLGKRAKHLTTQAKLPHRWEFNHDAIGYNYRMPNINAALGVAQMEVIDRIIVSKRGIAAQYTEFFAANGIDFCNEPQDSISNYWLNSILLGSREERDRFLGYMNDNGIMSRPAWTLMNKLPMFEGSQTDYLKNAVLIAERLINLPSSVIS